A region from the Vicia villosa cultivar HV-30 ecotype Madison, WI linkage group LG3, Vvil1.0, whole genome shotgun sequence genome encodes:
- the LOC131656451 gene encoding uncharacterized protein LOC131656451, with translation MLIIYSEMLSLHYKITLHRISFSHKLVFMPFLKIIKGKLVNWEGSMLQPQVLMSLSHQSFTFHVISSLTLPKFSLSPNSHSLKISSLIVHSSTPTNTYTATHSTPFKNLKVMASSRNLSETEVRMRHCCIPTNLSSINE, from the exons ATGCTTATAATTTATTCAGAAATGCTATCTTTACACTATAAAATTACACTACACCgtatatcattttctcacaaattgGTTTTTATGCCATTTCTTAAAATAATTAAGGGCAAGTTGGTAAATTGGGAGGGGAGTATGTTACAACCCCAAGTTCTCATGTCTCTCTCACACCAATCTTTCACTTTCCATGTAATCTCTTCTCTCACTCTCCCCAAATTTTCACTCTCCCCAAATTCTCACTCTCTCAAAATATCATCCCTCATAGTTCATTCTTCGACGCCGACGAACACGTACACGGCCACACATTCAACACCGTTCAAAAATCTCAAG GTTATGGCATCATCAAGAAACCTCTCCGAAACGGAA GTACGAATGAGGCATTGTTGTATCCCGACTAATTTGAGTAGTATCAACGAATGA
- the LOC131656452 gene encoding B3 domain-containing transcription factor VRN1-like gives MARGNSTIPICFFKIILQTNLQTIKIPNKFTRIHGAGLPNPVMMNPPDGTKWKVFWKNINGEIWFQKGWNVFTKNYSLQHGCLVVFKYKGSSELDVIILDQHAVEIDYDSSCDILVETDNVDDSDDESVEILNEWLNKKKARPKSPLVSPRPHKKVRGEIKETSERTTSLNSPRENRAEEVAARFITNNPFFTILIKPNHLTEYLLSVPNLEGIIENKERYVILKNEKSSWNVKLLCSKKNSNKRFLSAGWSLFARETGLQSGDVCVFELMNKEDLVFKVHVF, from the exons ATGGCTAGAGGAAATTCCACCATCCCCATCTGTTTCTTCAAGATTATTCTTCAAACCAATCTACAAACTATT aAAATACCAAATAAATTTACAAGGATTCACGGAGCTGGTCTCCCAAATCCAGTGATGATGAATCCTCCTGATGGCACTAAATGGAAAGTGTTTTGGAAAAACATCAATGGTGAGATTTGGTTTCAAAAGGGTTGGAATGTTTTTACTAAAAACTACTCTCTACAACATGGTTGTTTGGTAGTGTTTAAATATAAAGGAAGTTCAGAGTTAGATGTAATCATACTTGACCAACATGCAGTAGAAATCGACTATGATTCTTCATGTGACATTCTTGTTGAAACTGACAATGTTGATGATAGTGATGATGAATCAGTTGAGATTTTGAATGAATGGCTTAATAAGAAGAAGGCTAGACCGAAGTCACCATTAGTTTCTCCTAGACCGCATAAGAAAGTTAGAG GTGAGATTAAGGAGACTAGTGAAAGAACTACATCATTGAATTCTCCAAGAGAAAATAGAGCTGAGGAAGTAGCTGCAAGATTCATCACAAACAATCCCTTTTTCACTATTCTCATAAAACCTAATCATCTGACTGAATATCTGCTG AGTGTACCAAATCTCGAAGGAATTATTGAGAATAAAGAAAGGTATGTGATTCTGAAGAATGAGAAATCTTCGTGGAATGTGAAATTGCTTTGTTCTAAGAAGAATTCAAACAAACGCTTCCTATCGGCTGGTTGGTCCTTATTTGCACGGGAAACTGGACTGCAATCAGGAGATGTTTGTGTCTTTGAACTGATGAACAAAGAGGATTTAGTTTTTAAAGTTCATGTTTTCTGA